The region CACGTCGACCGTCTTCACGCGGCCCGGCTCGCCCGGCTGCGTGAATTCCATCTTGATCAGCTTCGAGCCGATCGAACGGCGGATGATCGGGTACTTGTCCTGCGCGAGCGTCGTCTTGAACACGTAGAACTCGTCCGGGTTCACCGCGCCCTGCACGACGGTCTCGCCCAAGCCGTAGCTCGACGTGATGAACACGGCGTCCTTGAAGCCCGATTCGGTGTCGATCGTGAACATCACGCCGGCCGCGCCGACGTCCGAGCGCACCATGCGCTGCACGCCGGCCGACAGCGCGACCTCGGCGTGCGTGAAGCCCTTGTGCACGCGATAGGAGATCGCACGGTCGTTGTACAGCGACGCGAACACGTGCTTCATGCGGTCGAGCACGTCTTCGATGCCGACGACGTTCAGATACGACTCCTGCTGGCCGGCGAACGACGCGTCGGGCAAGTCTTCCGCGGTTGCGGACGAGCGAACGGCGAACGACAGCTCGCTCGGCGAGCCGCTCTTCAGGATTTCGAACTGTGCGCGGATTTCCTGCTCGAGGCGTGCCTGCAGCGGCGCGTCGACGATCCATTTACGGATTTCGGCACCGGCTTCGGCGAGCGCCTTCACGTCGTCGATGTCGAGCGACTCGAGACGCTTCGCGATGCGATCGGTCAGATCGTTGTGCTTCAGGAAATCGCGGAATGCGAGCGCGGTTGTGGCGAAACCGGTGGGTACACGAACGCCTGCCTCGGAAAGCTGGCTGATCATCTCGCCGAGCGACGCATTCTTGCCGCCCACGATCTCCACATCGGTCATCCGCAACTGCTCGAACGGGATTACATACGCCTGGTCCTTTGCGACGTTTGCTGCGTTAGTCATACAAGCCCCTAAGTGTGAAAAAAATGCTCGATTGCGCAAGTGGGCTCGAACGCGGGCGCTTGCAAAAAGGCGCGGCGCGTCTTGCGCAACCTGTTGGAGAAACAATCGCAGCAGCTGAAAAGCTTCCGACCCGATTTGAAAAAATCCCGGCAGAAGGGCGATATATTCAGATGAATCGCCGAACTTGCCGGGAGTTTTCGTTCAATGGCGACAAGCCGAAGGTGCCGTTCGCACCGCGCTCCCGCAATTGCTTATCCAACAGGTTGCCGCTATTCTACCGTGCCGGCTGCCGGATGTGGCGCGACCTTGTCACTGCGTGTGGAGGCGAACCTCCAGCGCGCCGCGCAACCGCCCTTCACGTTCGACGCCCTGTTCATGCTGCCTACCGTTTTCATCGTCTCCGACGGCACCGGGATCACTGCCGAAACCTTCGCGCACTCGATCCTCTCCCAGTTCGACCAGAAGTTCCGCCTCGTGCGCGTGCCGTTCGTCGACTCGCTCGACAAGGCCTTCGCGACGGTCGAGAAGATCAACGAGGCCGCGGTGCATGACGGCCGCCGCGCGATCGTGTTCACGACGCTCGTCGACAGCGAATCGAACGACATCGTCAAGCGCTCGAACGCGCTGGTGCTCGACATGTTCCAGCGCTTCGTCGAGCCGCTCGAGCAGGAACTGGAACTGAAGTCGAGCCACGCGATGGGCCGCGGCCACCAGAACGCCGATACCGAGGAATACAAAACTCGGATCGAGGCGATCAACTTCTCGCTCGCGCACGACGACGGCCAGTCGAACCGCAACCTGTCGGAAGCGGACGTGATCCTGGTCGGCGTGTCGCGTAGCGGCAAGACGCCGACGAGCCTGTATCTCGCGATGCAGTACGGCGTGAAGGCGGCAA is a window of Burkholderia latens DNA encoding:
- the ppsR gene encoding pyruvate, water dikinase regulatory protein, with protein sequence MLPTVFIVSDGTGITAETFAHSILSQFDQKFRLVRVPFVDSLDKAFATVEKINEAAVHDGRRAIVFTTLVDSESNDIVKRSNALVLDMFQRFVEPLEQELELKSSHAMGRGHQNADTEEYKTRIEAINFSLAHDDGQSNRNLSEADVILVGVSRSGKTPTSLYLAMQYGVKAANYPLIPEDFERGKLPSALSPYSEKLFGLSIDPQRLSEIRNERRPGSKYAALENCRYEINEAEAMMRREGIKWLSSTHKSIEEIATTILQEIRLDRQSY